One Chitinophagales bacterium genomic window carries:
- a CDS encoding phosphatase PAP2 family protein, with protein MKTWNAWFYIPYLAALAAGIFILKNFEKGQDVLFLNQMHHPALDVLFAYGTFLGDGLMYLIVVAVLVFFSYRKAFVALICFAITGLVVQVLKRIVFPEIYRPSVFLSGYELHFVEGVKILSRYSFPSGHSAMAFSLFSLLSQLVKPRWYGLIFICLALIGGISRIYLVQHFFIDVYFGSLIGVAVTTIVWMVCLQHADTPPRFLRGSLRDALFKPYEV; from the coding sequence GTGAAAACCTGGAATGCTTGGTTTTATATTCCTTATCTGGCTGCGCTTGCAGCCGGAATTTTTATTCTTAAAAACTTTGAGAAGGGGCAGGATGTGCTTTTTCTAAATCAGATGCATCATCCGGCGCTGGATGTACTCTTTGCCTATGGCACTTTTCTGGGTGACGGGCTGATGTATTTGATAGTGGTAGCCGTTCTTGTTTTTTTTAGCTATCGGAAGGCGTTTGTGGCATTGATATGTTTTGCGATTACCGGACTTGTTGTACAGGTGTTAAAAAGAATCGTGTTTCCGGAAATCTATCGTCCTTCCGTTTTTCTTTCAGGCTATGAGCTCCACTTTGTGGAAGGAGTGAAAATTCTGAGTCGTTATAGCTTTCCATCCGGACATAGCGCTATGGCTTTTAGCCTGTTTTCTTTGCTGTCGCAATTAGTCAAGCCCCGCTGGTATGGGCTGATATTTATATGTTTGGCGCTGATAGGCGGCATATCAAGGATTTATCTGGTACAACATTTTTTTATTGATGTGTATTTTGGTTCGCTTATCGGGGTTGCAGTAACCACCATCGTGTGGATGGTTTGTCTGCAGCATGCAGATACTCCGCCCCGTTTTTTGCGGGGCTCGCTCAGGGATGCATTATTTAAGCCTTATGAGGTGTAG
- the ribBA gene encoding riboflavin biosynthesis protein RibBA codes for MSENKLNTIEEAIEDIKKGKLVIVVDDEDRENEGDFVTAARNVTPEIINFMSKHGRGLICAPLIEDRCEELGLELMVSENTSLHDTPFTVSVDYRGPGTSTGISASDRAKTVQALIHPDSKPSDFARPGHIFPLKAKRGGVLRRAGHTEATIDLARLAGFEPAGVLVEIMNEDGSMARLPELFEIAKKFDLKIISIESLIQYRMKRERLIRRETEVRLPTRYGDFKLIAYSQLTTDEVHLALVKGTWEKDEPVLTRVHSSCVTGDILGSLRCDCGEQLHAAMQMVEREGRGVVLYMKQEGRGIGLLNKLKAYKLQEEGKDTVDANLALGYDMDSRDYGVGAQILRDLGITKLRLITNNPRKRTGLLGYGLEIVENIPIEINPNPHNARYLITKRDRLGHDILKHIR; via the coding sequence ATGTCTGAAAACAAACTGAATACCATAGAAGAGGCTATTGAGGATATAAAAAAGGGCAAGCTGGTGATAGTGGTGGATGATGAAGACCGTGAAAATGAAGGTGATTTTGTTACAGCTGCGCGGAATGTCACGCCTGAGATTATCAATTTTATGTCCAAACATGGGCGTGGCCTGATTTGTGCACCGCTTATAGAAGACCGGTGTGAAGAGCTGGGGCTAGAGCTGATGGTATCGGAAAATACCTCGTTGCATGATACCCCGTTCACCGTGTCGGTAGATTACAGGGGTCCGGGCACTTCCACCGGAATATCGGCCAGTGACCGTGCTAAAACCGTTCAGGCTCTCATTCATCCCGATTCTAAGCCCTCTGATTTTGCCCGCCCCGGCCACATCTTTCCGCTAAAGGCCAAAAGGGGTGGCGTGCTGAGGCGTGCCGGACATACCGAGGCAACAATTGATCTGGCCCGTCTTGCCGGTTTTGAACCGGCAGGAGTGCTGGTAGAAATTATGAATGAAGATGGCTCCATGGCACGCCTCCCGGAGTTGTTTGAGATAGCTAAAAAGTTTGATCTGAAAATCATTTCCATAGAAAGTCTTATACAGTATCGGATGAAACGAGAACGCCTCATCAGGCGTGAAACCGAGGTGCGCTTACCCACACGTTATGGCGACTTCAAACTGATTGCCTATTCTCAACTAACTACCGATGAAGTACATCTAGCTCTGGTAAAAGGCACCTGGGAAAAAGATGAACCGGTGTTGACCCGCGTGCACTCTTCCTGCGTTACGGGCGACATTCTGGGCTCTTTGCGCTGCGATTGCGGTGAACAGTTGCATGCTGCCATGCAGATGGTGGAGCGGGAAGGCCGTGGCGTAGTGCTCTATATGAAACAGGAAGGCCGGGGCATTGGTTTGCTCAACAAGCTGAAAGCCTATAAACTACAAGAGGAAGGTAAGGACACCGTAGATGCTAATCTTGCCCTGGGCTATGATATGGATTCAAGAGATTATGGGGTGGGAGCCCAGATTTTACGTGACCTAGGTATTACTAAACTCAGACTGATAACGAATAATCCGCGCAAACGCACTGGTCTTTTGGGGTATGGATTGGAGATTGTAGAAAATATCCCCATTGAAATAAATCCCAATCCCCACAATGCGCGTTATCTCATTACCAAGCGGGACCGCCTCGGGCACGATATTCTCAAACATATACGGTAA
- the terC gene encoding membrane protein: MDWQALLTPEAFISLVTLTFMEIVLGIDNIIFISIVAGKLPEEKQARVRTIGLGLALLFRVGLLLGITWIIGLTQPLFSIVKYHVTARDLILFAGGLFLIAKSTTEIHAKIEGHDEHASMTGKAVSALSIVIQIILLDMIFSIDSILTAVGLAKEVAIMIIAVIISILIMILAAGAISNFVNKNPTIKILALAFLILIGFMLVLEGLPDQLAIHVPKGYIYFAIFFSLAVEMLNMRMRKRLLRFTALRDTTSAAHAENEK, from the coding sequence ATGGACTGGCAAGCGCTTTTAACCCCGGAAGCCTTCATCAGCCTTGTTACGCTCACGTTCATGGAGATTGTGTTGGGCATAGACAATATTATCTTTATCTCTATCGTAGCCGGCAAACTACCGGAGGAAAAACAAGCCCGCGTGCGGACCATAGGGCTTGGACTGGCCCTATTGTTTCGGGTTGGGTTATTGCTGGGTATCACCTGGATCATAGGACTGACACAGCCCCTTTTTTCCATTGTAAAATATCATGTCACTGCCCGCGACCTTATTCTTTTTGCTGGGGGCCTGTTTCTCATCGCAAAGAGCACCACAGAGATACATGCAAAAATTGAAGGGCATGATGAGCATGCCAGTATGACCGGCAAAGCCGTTTCTGCGTTAAGTATAGTCATACAAATTATCCTGCTGGATATGATTTTCTCTATTGATTCTATCCTCACCGCAGTAGGGCTGGCTAAAGAAGTAGCAATCATGATCATAGCCGTAATAATATCCATTCTTATTATGATACTGGCGGCAGGAGCAATCAGCAATTTCGTCAATAAAAATCCAACCATCAAAATACTGGCGCTGGCTTTTCTGATACTTATCGGCTTTATGCTGGTGCTGGAAGGCTTACCCGATCAGCTTGCCATACACGTACCCAAGGGCTATATCTATTTTGCTATCTTCTTTTCTCTTGCCGTTGAGATGCTGAACATGCGGATGCGGAAAAGGCTTCTACGTTTCACCGCACTCCGAGACACTACTTCTGCTGCCCATGCAGAAAATGAGAAGTAA
- a CDS encoding glycosyl transferase family 2: MLHNRKIVVVLPAYNAALTLEKTYREIPLDIVDEVVLVDDHSTDNTVEVARRLGIRHIIRHDENKGYGGNQKTCYRKALELNAEIIIMLHPDYQYTPRLITPMAAIIAYDVYPVVLASRILGGGALKGGMPLYKYVSNRLLTFTQNMLIGQKLSEYHTGYRAFSRKVIESINLEANSDDFVFDNQMLSQIFMAGFEIAEVTCPTKYFKEASSINFRRSVKYGLGVLQVSLMHFLQKNNLASFSIYQKPGPANA; encoded by the coding sequence ATGCTGCACAACCGTAAGATAGTGGTCGTATTACCGGCTTATAATGCCGCTCTAACGCTGGAAAAAACCTACCGCGAGATACCGTTGGATATTGTGGATGAGGTCGTGCTGGTGGATGATCATAGCACCGATAATACCGTTGAAGTTGCTCGCCGGTTGGGCATCCGTCATATTATTCGCCATGATGAAAACAAGGGATATGGCGGCAATCAGAAAACCTGCTACCGCAAAGCGCTGGAGCTGAATGCCGAAATTATCATCATGCTGCATCCGGATTATCAATACACCCCGCGGCTCATCACCCCTATGGCTGCCATCATAGCCTATGATGTGTATCCGGTTGTTCTGGCATCCAGAATTCTAGGCGGAGGGGCTCTGAAGGGAGGAATGCCTCTTTATAAATACGTTTCTAACCGCTTGCTGACATTTACCCAGAACATGCTTATCGGGCAAAAGCTTTCTGAATATCATACCGGCTATCGGGCTTTTTCCCGCAAGGTGATTGAAAGCATCAATCTGGAAGCTAATTCCGATGATTTTGTTTTTGATAATCAGATGCTCTCTCAGATTTTCATGGCCGGATTTGAAATTGCTGAAGTAACCTGCCCGACAAAATATTTCAAAGAGGCATCATCTATCAATTTCAGGAGAAGCGTCAAATACGGACTGGGGGTGTTGCAGGTAAGCCTGATGCACTTCCTCCAAAAAAACAATCTCGCTTCATTTTCTATTTATCAAAAGCCCGGGCCGGCAAACGCTTAA